The Oscarella lobularis chromosome 12, ooOscLobu1.1, whole genome shotgun sequence genome window below encodes:
- the LOC136194083 gene encoding vacuolar protein sorting-associated protein 16 homolog yields MADLNPTAEWDLLGDVYYRRRVLFTMEWGENDIDLTRFIVAGAPFGGPIALVRDDKKIVRVKSGNLKPLIYIFTASGRIISTIKWDSGGSVVQLGWSHTEELIIVVEGGTVLYYDIHGQFIRSQSLGEEVKASKILDAKIFRTRGGTAIAVLTTAYRFFIIQDRPKRMADVPGIDCPPSSWTVIPDERGIKILVALGNDLYLVDGGQAKHRTPPGDRLPDAYTEMAVSFDFRLLAMFGSNGILWVGTADLNQVFCEVNTDANQRPLQLAWCGGGAIICHWEHQLFMIGPNRDYINFTVDGEASLVAEPDGLRVISNFNHDFIQRIPEAVENVFLIGSSEPGAVLFDAFKEFERKSAKADEYIRILRDNRTLEKAVEQCIAAAGSELEPSYQRHLLRASSFGKCFLDDFNSQSFVEMCHVLRVLNAVRDFRIAIPLTIIQYQKLSLPILIDRLILRRHYALAMRICKYMNISEMEGESRVLAHWACYKVEQRNIDDRELAAQISKKLGDARGISYTDIAEKATECGRRNLAIELLNFEPKAEKQVPVLIKMNELNYALQKAIESGDTELVYAVILRLKDNMPRHQFLMTIQQSYIAFNLYLQMCRAGNKEELKDLYEMADRKAEKASVCVELSLESSNVAAKREHLEDAKELYTFSKRSFEAKATEDEIKLLEHQKMLEEKLGVKYVGLSLFDTMHRLLIRGSPFVDKLKSQFKVSDKRFWWLRIRALAAAKKYEELMTFAKSKKSPIGYEPFFQVVYDNGQGNVQAAKNFIGLLPPEGRIRSYLVMRDFLQAAREAQQARDVERLDHVLGRATNPSDQRAIAAMKADLLSKRK; encoded by the exons ATGGCAGATCTCAATCCTACAGCGGAATGGGACCTCCTAGGAGACGTCTACTACAG GCGACGCGTCCTTTTCACCATGGAATGGGGCGAAAACGACATCGATCTGACACGATTCATCGTCGCCGGTGCACCATTTGGCGGCCCAATAG CACTCGTTCGCGACGATAAGAAAATCGTCCGAGTCAAAAGCGGCAATCTGAAGCCGCTCATCTACATTTTCACGGCGAGCGGTCGCATCATATCGACAATAAAA TGGGACAGCGGCGGAAGTGTCGTCCAATTGGGCTGGTCGCACACGGAAGAGCTCATAATCGTCGTGGAAGGCGGCACCGTTCTCTATTACGACATCCACGGCCAATTCATTAGATCCCAGTCACTCGGCGAA GAAGTCAAAGCGTCGAAGATTTTGGATGCGAAGATTTTTCGCACTCGCGGCGGAACGGCGATCGCCGTTCTAACGACGGCGTATCGATTCTTCATTATTCAGGATCGGCCTAAACGTATGGCCGACGTTCCGGGAATCGATTGTCCGCCCAGCAGCTGGACCGTTATTCCCGATGAGCGAGGCATTAAAATTTTGGTTGCCCTTGGCAACGATCTCTATCTTGTCGACGGAGGACAAGCAAAACATCGA actcCTCCTGGTGATCGTCTGCCGGATGCGTACACGGAAATGGCCGTTTCGTTTGATTTTCGGCTCTTGGCGATGTTTGGCTCAAATGGCATACTTTGGGTGGGGACGGCCGATTTGAATCAAGTCTTCTGTGAGGTCAATACGGATGCCAATCAACGACCTCTTCAATTGGCTTG GTGCGGTGGAGGAGCGATTATCTGTCATTGGGAACATCAGCTCTTTATGATTGGTCCTAATCGCGACTACATAAA TTTTACGGTGGATGGGGAAGCGTCTCTTGTAGCGGAGCCAGATGGACTGCGCGTCATCTCCAATTTCAATCATGACTTCATACAGAGAATTCCAG AGGCGGTcgagaacgtttttctcaTTGGTTCATCGGAGCCGGGTGCCGTACTCTTCGACGCATTCAAAGAATTCGAA cgTAAAAGTGCCAAAGCGGACGAATACATTCGAATCCTACGCGACAATCGAACCCTGGAGAAAGCCGTCGAACAAtgcatcgccgccgccggctccGAACTCGAGCCGTCCTATCAACGTCATCTACTCCGA GCGTCTTCCTTTGGGAAGTGTTTCCTCGACGACTTCAATTCTCAATCCTTTGTGGAAATGTGTCACGTGCTTCGCGTTTTGAACGCGGTCCGGGATTTCCGCATAGCGATTCCCCTAACGATAATCCa ATATCAAAAATTGTCTCTGCCCATTCTCATTGACCGGCTCATCCTACGACGTCACTACGCTCTCGCCATGCGCATATGCAAATATATGAATATTAGCGAAATGGAGGGCGAGAGTCGCGTTCTCGCCCACTGGGCTTGCTACAAA gttgaaCAACGTAATATTGATGATCGCGAACTCGCCGCTCAGATATCGAAAAAATTGGGCGACGCGCGCGGGATTTCGTACACGGATATAGCCGAAAAGGCGACGGAGTGTGGACGTCGTAATTTGGCTATTGAG ctgcTCAATTTTGAGCCAAAGGCTGAGAAACAAGTTCCCGTGCTTATTAAAATGAATGAGTTGAATTATGCTTTGCAAAAGGCGATCGAGAGTGGAGACACGGAATTag TCTATGCTGTGATTTTGAGGCTGAAGGACAATATGCCAAGACATCAATTTCTCATGACTATTCAACAGTCCTACATTGCCTTtaatctttatcttcaa ATGTGTCGTGCTGGGAATAAAGAGGAGTTGAAGGATTTGTACGAAATGGCTGATCGGAAGGCGGAGAAGGCGTCCGTTTGCGTGGAATTGAGCTTGGAATCTTCC aatGTGGCGGCTAAGAGAGAACACTTGGAAGACGCGAAGGAATTGTATACGTTCTCTAAGCGTTCTTTTGAAGCAAAG gcAACTGAAGACGAAATTAAACTTCTCGAGCATCAGAAAATGCTCGAGGAAAAATTGGGCGTGAAATACGTCGGATTGTCATTATTTGACACAATGCATCGG TTGCTTATAAGAGGGTCTCCTTTTGTGGACAAGTTGAAATCTCAGTTCAAAGTGTCAGATAAACG attttgGTGGCTACGAATTCGCGCTTTGGCAGCGGCGAAGAAATACGAAGAGCTCATGACATTTgcaaaatcgaaaaaatcgccCATCGGATACGAA CCCTTCTTTCAAGTCGTTTACGACAATGGTCAAGGCAACGTTCAAGCAGCGAAAAATTTCATCGGTCTCTTACCGCCGGAAGGTCGCATTCGCTCCTACTTGGTTATGCG GGATTTTCTCCAAGCGGCGCGCGAAGCGCAACAAGCGCGCGACGTTGAGCGACTCGATCACGTTCTCGGTCGCGCAACGAATCCGAGCGATCAGCGCGCTATCGCTGCGATGAAAGCCGATTTGCTCTCCAAGCGGAAATAA